In a single window of the Antennarius striatus isolate MH-2024 chromosome 3, ASM4005453v1, whole genome shotgun sequence genome:
- the zcchc8 gene encoding zinc finger CCHC domain-containing protein 8 produces the protein MADIEFGDNELFQQLDDYEPRATKHIHFTNDEEDQEDKSKLRSRLEECDEYIERLTEENKNLRRKQNILTRPSNITIEDVNLDGPVLQILYANNAISKQCRQELEDCICNVILKHQKQRHENTKSAFQMKPQNSAFALDEDPQKSLTSSVRTTSEAFKVVGSVSYFMTFSLDKLGQPLVNENPQLTDGWDVPIYIQVFNQIVGTDGQEVEMKDKRPKSLCFNCGLSGHQLRDCPKPKDMAAINERRKEFNQNNNQAIQSNQRYHADKVEERFAKYKPGVMSVELLTALGIEYNTLPPLIYRMRQLGYPPGWLKEAEMENSGLTLYDGNVSNDDSKKDSLHDISYDVSKLIDFPGFNIPAPGKMKDEFINYGSVPMQPNHMKENYAAYLSSNYPTTSSTCNKRHRECDSSPQQKKRSRSSPNDSSDMDIESDPGIPYPPDFHFQPPFPPGSPCFSSPPPLPQGTPPATPTPPPLPKGTPPLTPTNGSPATRGRNWVEGDEAVGGTEDDLTLEELEEQQRMIWAALEKAETGNNSDCENPGMGTPAISSPSPSTPTHVDTKMEEETMGTLKPAESYDTCANQKESVAQEVLSHHLEMTKQQEDSPQSPEPVNKQEDKPQSPGPDKVKDDSPQSPDPIKSQEDRPQSPVPDSGVTGDCASPEHLEKITAVPHRSNFAAGIVPFEDTPEFTEVAASTGTYLKIRDLLKSSPRNLIRKS, from the exons ATGGCTGACATTGAGTTCGGGGATAATGAGCTCTTTCAGCAGCTCGATGATTATGAACCACGGGCCaccaaacacattcatttcacaaatgacgaggaagatcaagaggacaaGAGCAAGCTCAGGAGCAGGCTTGAGGAGTGTGATGAGTACATAGAGAGACTAACTGAGGAGAATA AAAATCtaagaagaaaacagaatatATTGACGCGACCAAG CAACATCACAATTGAAGATGTGAACTTAGACGGACCAGTTCTTCAGATTCTTTACGCCAACAATGCTATTTCAAA GCAGTGTCGTCAGGAATTAGAGGATTGCATCTGCAATGTGATTTTGAAGCACcagaaacaaagacatgaaaacacaaaatccgCCTTTCAGATGAAACCTCAG AATTCGGCTTTTGCTCTGGATGAAGATCCACAGAAGTCTCTAACCAGTAGTGTCAGAACAACATCAGAAGCTTTCAAA gTTGTTGGAAGTGTCTCATATTTCATGACTTTCAGTCTTGATAAGCTTGGACAGCCTCTGGTGAATGAAAACCCTCAGTTGACTGATGGATGGGATGTTCCAAT TTACATCCAGGTTTTCAACCAAATTGTTGGCACagacggacaggaagtggaaatgaaagacaaaag ACCCAAATCATTGTGTTTCAACTGTGGTTTGAGTGGCCATCAGCTGAGAGACTGTCCTAAG CCCAAAGACATGGCTGCGATTAATGAGCGAAGAAAAGAGTTTAATCAGAACAACAACCAGGCCATTCAGAGTAACCAGCGATACCACGCTGACAAGGTGGAAGAACGGTTTGCTAAATACAAGCCTGGGGTTATGAg TGTTGAACTGTTGACAGCTCTGGGAATTGAATACAACACCCTCCCACCTCTGATTTATCGCATGAGGCAGTTAGGATACCCACCAGGTTGGCTCAAAGAGGCAGAGATGGAAAACTCTGGCTTAACACTATATGATGGAAATG TTTCAAATGATGATAGTAAAAAGGACAGTTTGCACGACATCTCTTACGATGTTTCCAAATTGATAGATTTCCCAGGCTTCAATATACCTGCACCAGGCAAAATGAAAGAT GAATTTATAAATTACGGTTCTGTTCCAATGCAGCCCAATCATATGAAGGAAAACTATGCAGCTTATCTGTCCAGCAACTACCCGACG ACTAGCTCCACCTGCAACAAGAGACACCGTGAGTGTGACTCATCGCCACAGCAAAAGAAGAGGAGCAGGTCAAGTCCTAATGACAGCTCAGATATGGATATCGAGTCTG ATCCAGGAATACCTTATCCTCCTGACTTCCATTTCCAGCCTCCATTTCCCCCTGGCTCACCTTGTTTCAGTTCACCCCCTCCACTACCCCAGGGCACTCCCCCTGCTACGCCTACTCCCCCTCCACTCCCTAAAGGCACACCGCCTCTCACACCCACCAATGGCTCTCCAGCCACGCGAGGGCGCAACTGGGTAGAAGGTGATGAGGCTGTGGGGGGGACAGAGGATGATCTGACATTGgaggaactggaggagcagcagaggatgATCTGGGCAGCTTTGGAAAAGGCTGAAACTGGCAATAATAGTGACTGCGAGAACCCTGGAATGGGAACACCTGCTATCAGTTCTCCAAGTCCATCCACACCCACCCACGTGGATacaaaaatggaagaagaaacaATGGGCACATTAAAACCTGCAGAAAGTTACGATACCTGTGCAAATCAAAAGGAATCTGTTGCCCAGGAGGTTCTCTCTCACCACCTAGAGATGACAAAACAACAGGAGGACAGTCCTCAGAGCCCCGAACCCGTCAATAAGCAAGAAGACAAGCCTCAGAGTCCTGGACCAGATAAAGTCAAAGATGACAGCCCCCAGAGCCCTGATCCAATCAAATCCCAGGAAGACAGACCGCAGAGCCCTGTTCCTGATTCAGGAGTGACTGGAGACTGTGCTTCTCCAGAGCATCTTGAAAAGATAACAGCTGTTCCTCATCGGAGCAACTTTGCAGCTGGCATTGTTCCATTTGAAGACACACCTGAATTCACTGAGGTTGCTGCATCCACAGGGACATACCTTAAGATCAGAGACTTGCTGAAAAGTTCCCCCAGAAATTTGATtaggaaaagttaa
- the si:ch211-110p13.9 gene encoding uncharacterized protein si:ch211-110p13.9 isoform X1: protein MSSCSTIALTLPQWDGRSRKIRFIYLANLTSFKLTASPNKSSMVPLYLGADLFYNTDVRTENHPRHHAKFAKKGLATKINFSSAFRFHGLKVPTATNSLWFYSIQGLFRVAFEMYNKQEQLDVLENFQDVWKAHINDSPLKISYNLSVQLDLAPSSSIDKDLRNEMSQPLQCQLGSQSEVAYDSNTGDKSADHDYCSSPKQGLQTEQDKQVISTVRQKLQRLSDKLSSETQSYTELQTILVLLENIDQYISGKLEEKDVMETVLTLLETKDWGCVYSSCLLNCIGRWLGQQFHAANSKVSQKVEGFKVHHIERISDMPPAEELTTQLFPEAMQTLLLHWMGLSEESTLEKRHMEYPILLLILEFANHNLITGVAHVLYSSLICK from the exons ATGTCAAGTTGCTCAACTATTGCATTAACTTTACCGCAGTGGGATGGACGATCACGAAAAATTCGCTTTATTTATTTGGCTAATCTGACTTCATTCAAACTGACGGCGAGTCCCAACAAG AGTTCAATGGTTCCTCTTTATCTCGGAGCTGATCTCTTCTATAACACCGACGTCCGTACAGAGAACCATCCCCGACACCATGCAAAGTTTGCAAAGAAAGGATtagcaacaaaaataaacttttccTCAG CATTCAGGTTCCATGGGTTGAAGGTACCTACTGCTACCAACAGCCTCTGGTTCTATAGTATTCAAGGACTTTTTCGAGTAGCCTTTGAAATGTACAACAAGCAAGAGCAGCTTGATGTGCTAGAGAACTTCCAG GATGTCTGGAAAGCACATATAAATGACAGCCCTCTGAAAATAAGTTACAACCTCAGCGTGCAGCTTGACTTGGCACCATCCAGCTCCATTGATAAAGACCTGAGGAATGAAATGTCACAACCTCTGCAGTGCCAGCTTGGTAGCCAATCTGAGGTTGCATATGACAGCAACACAGGTGATAAATCAGCAGATCATGATTATTGTTCTTCTCCTAAGCAAGGCTTGCAAACTGAGCAAGACAAACAAGTTATTTCCACGGTGAGACAAAAATTGCAACGCTTGTCTGATAAACTATCTTCTGAGACGCAAAGCTACACAGAACTCCAGACAATCTTGGTACTTTTGGAGAACATTGATCAGTACATCAGTGGCAAACTCGAAGAAAAGGATGTGATGGAAACTGTGTTGACACtgctggagaccaaagactggGGATGCGTGTATTCAAGCTGCCTGCTCAATTGTATAGGACGTTGGCTCGGCCAGCAATTTCATGCAGCCAATAGCAAAGTCAGCCAAAAGGTGGAGGGCTTCAAAGTTCATCATATTGAACGAATTAGTGACATGCCACCTGCTGAGGAACTGACCACTCAGCTATTTCCAGAAGCTATGCAAACACTATTGCTTCATTGGATGGGTTTAAGCGAAGAATCTACTTTGGAGAAAAGACACATGGAGTACCCGATCCTCCTCCTTATACTTGAATTTGCAAACCACAACCTCATTACTGGTGTGGCCCACGTACTCTACTCCAGTCTCATATGTAAATAA
- the si:ch211-110p13.9 gene encoding uncharacterized protein si:ch211-110p13.9 isoform X2 — protein sequence MVPLYLGADLFYNTDVRTENHPRHHAKFAKKGLATKINFSSAFRFHGLKVPTATNSLWFYSIQGLFRVAFEMYNKQEQLDVLENFQDVWKAHINDSPLKISYNLSVQLDLAPSSSIDKDLRNEMSQPLQCQLGSQSEVAYDSNTGDKSADHDYCSSPKQGLQTEQDKQVISTVRQKLQRLSDKLSSETQSYTELQTILVLLENIDQYISGKLEEKDVMETVLTLLETKDWGCVYSSCLLNCIGRWLGQQFHAANSKVSQKVEGFKVHHIERISDMPPAEELTTQLFPEAMQTLLLHWMGLSEESTLEKRHMEYPILLLILEFANHNLITGVAHVLYSSLICK from the exons ATGGTTCCTCTTTATCTCGGAGCTGATCTCTTCTATAACACCGACGTCCGTACAGAGAACCATCCCCGACACCATGCAAAGTTTGCAAAGAAAGGATtagcaacaaaaataaacttttccTCAG CATTCAGGTTCCATGGGTTGAAGGTACCTACTGCTACCAACAGCCTCTGGTTCTATAGTATTCAAGGACTTTTTCGAGTAGCCTTTGAAATGTACAACAAGCAAGAGCAGCTTGATGTGCTAGAGAACTTCCAG GATGTCTGGAAAGCACATATAAATGACAGCCCTCTGAAAATAAGTTACAACCTCAGCGTGCAGCTTGACTTGGCACCATCCAGCTCCATTGATAAAGACCTGAGGAATGAAATGTCACAACCTCTGCAGTGCCAGCTTGGTAGCCAATCTGAGGTTGCATATGACAGCAACACAGGTGATAAATCAGCAGATCATGATTATTGTTCTTCTCCTAAGCAAGGCTTGCAAACTGAGCAAGACAAACAAGTTATTTCCACGGTGAGACAAAAATTGCAACGCTTGTCTGATAAACTATCTTCTGAGACGCAAAGCTACACAGAACTCCAGACAATCTTGGTACTTTTGGAGAACATTGATCAGTACATCAGTGGCAAACTCGAAGAAAAGGATGTGATGGAAACTGTGTTGACACtgctggagaccaaagactggGGATGCGTGTATTCAAGCTGCCTGCTCAATTGTATAGGACGTTGGCTCGGCCAGCAATTTCATGCAGCCAATAGCAAAGTCAGCCAAAAGGTGGAGGGCTTCAAAGTTCATCATATTGAACGAATTAGTGACATGCCACCTGCTGAGGAACTGACCACTCAGCTATTTCCAGAAGCTATGCAAACACTATTGCTTCATTGGATGGGTTTAAGCGAAGAATCTACTTTGGAGAAAAGACACATGGAGTACCCGATCCTCCTCCTTATACTTGAATTTGCAAACCACAACCTCATTACTGGTGTGGCCCACGTACTCTACTCCAGTCTCATATGTAAATAA
- the rsrc2 gene encoding arginine/serine-rich coiled-coil protein 2 isoform X2: MSESDNDSVDLTSAVSPVHHRKKHNMESSRSPRSSKHHHSRSRSRSRDRKRDRKHRRSRSRSKEARKRDPLKPSKSHRKTDEQQEPERLSAEYGDERSRRKDGRLSRGRSLSRSHSRERRNHSRGREKRRSQSRSRDKKKKARSRSASRTKHRHHSRSRSKSRERKKKSEKVRRKSRSRSVNPPVFRGRNTAMDAQEALARRLERAKKLQEQKEKEMFEKQQQQQQEIAAAAPIAAVAAAAAAASSPGLNVAALLASGTQVTPQIAMAAQMAALQAKTLAETGIAVPSYYNPSSVNPMKFAEQEKKRKMLWQGKKEGDKSQTAELWEKLNFGNKDQNVKFRKLMGIKGDDEAESSKPINDEGMKTLQKQEEMFRNLDVQYEMARSQTHTQRGMGLGFSSSFSRGMDSV; the protein is encoded by the exons ATGTCG GAAAGTGACAACGACTCAGTTGATCTGACGAGTGCAGTTTCCCCTGTtcatcacagaaaaaaacacaacatggagTCATCCAGATCTCCCAGAAGCTCAAAGCACCACCATTCGCGATCAAGGTCACGCTCCAGGGACCGAAAAC gagacagaaaacacagacgGAGTCGCAGCAGGAGTAAAGAG GCACGAAAGAGAGACCCTCTGAAGCCATCCaaatcacacagaaaaacagatgaacaaCAAGAGCCAGAGAGACTTTCAGCAGAGTATGGAGATGAGAGATCCAGACGCAAAGATGGGAGGCTCTCCAGGGGCCGTAGCTTATCCAGGTCACACTCACGAGAGAG ACGGAATCATAGCAGAGGTAGGGAAAAACGCCGATCACAATCTCGCAGCCGGGACAAGAAAAAGAAGGCTAGGTCTCGCTCGGCTTCAAGGACCAAACACCGTCATCATAGCAGAAGTCGGAGTAAGAGCAG GGAGCGAAAGAAAAAGAGTGAGAAAGTGCGCAGGAAGAGCAGAAGTAGGTCTGTTAATCCACCTGTCTTCAGGGGCCGAAACACAGCTATGGATGCTCAAGAGGCCTTGGCCAGAAG GCTGGAGAGAGCAAAGAAACtgcaagaacagaaagaaaaggaaatgtttgagaaacaacagcaacagcagcaggagaTAGCTGCAG CTGCCCCTATTGCAGCtgtcgctgctgctgcagcagctgcttcgAGCCCTGGCCTCAATGTGGCAGCCCTCCTGGCCTCTGGGACGCAGGTCACGCCTCAGATTGCTATGGCAGCACAGATGGCAGCACTTCAAGCTAAAACTCTGGCAGAGACTGGTATTGCCGTGCCCAGTTATTATAACCCATCCTCTGTGAATCCTATGAAGTTTGCAGAgcaggagaaaaagaggaaaatgctATGGCAGGGAAAGAAAGAAGGG gacaaATCACAGACGGCTGAATTGTGGGAAAAGCTTAACTTTGGAAATAAGGACCAAAATGTTAAATTTCGCAAGCTAATGGGTATTAAA GGAGATGATGAAGCAGAATCTTCTAAACCAATTAATGATGAAGGCATGAAGACTCTTCAAAAGCAGGAGGAAATGTTTCGAAACCTTGATGTTCAGTATGAGATGGCTCGgtcgcagacacacactcagagggGAATGGGTCTTGGCTTCTCCTCTTCATTCTCCCGTGGAATGGATTCTGTCTAG
- the rsrc2 gene encoding arginine/serine-rich coiled-coil protein 2 isoform X1, translated as MSESDNDSVDLTSAVSPVHHRKKHNMESSRSPRSSKHHHSRSRSRSRDRKRDRKHRRSRSRSKEARKRDPLKPSKSHRKTDEQQEPERLSAEYGDERSRRKDGRLSRGRSLSRSHSRERRNHSRGREKRRSQSRSRDKKKKARSRSASRTKHRHHSRSRSKSRERKKKSEKVRRKSRSRSVNPPVFRGRNTAMDAQEALARRLERAKKLQEQKEKEMFEKQQQQQQEIAAVAAPIAAVAAAAAAASSPGLNVAALLASGTQVTPQIAMAAQMAALQAKTLAETGIAVPSYYNPSSVNPMKFAEQEKKRKMLWQGKKEGDKSQTAELWEKLNFGNKDQNVKFRKLMGIKGDDEAESSKPINDEGMKTLQKQEEMFRNLDVQYEMARSQTHTQRGMGLGFSSSFSRGMDSV; from the exons ATGTCG GAAAGTGACAACGACTCAGTTGATCTGACGAGTGCAGTTTCCCCTGTtcatcacagaaaaaaacacaacatggagTCATCCAGATCTCCCAGAAGCTCAAAGCACCACCATTCGCGATCAAGGTCACGCTCCAGGGACCGAAAAC gagacagaaaacacagacgGAGTCGCAGCAGGAGTAAAGAG GCACGAAAGAGAGACCCTCTGAAGCCATCCaaatcacacagaaaaacagatgaacaaCAAGAGCCAGAGAGACTTTCAGCAGAGTATGGAGATGAGAGATCCAGACGCAAAGATGGGAGGCTCTCCAGGGGCCGTAGCTTATCCAGGTCACACTCACGAGAGAG ACGGAATCATAGCAGAGGTAGGGAAAAACGCCGATCACAATCTCGCAGCCGGGACAAGAAAAAGAAGGCTAGGTCTCGCTCGGCTTCAAGGACCAAACACCGTCATCATAGCAGAAGTCGGAGTAAGAGCAG GGAGCGAAAGAAAAAGAGTGAGAAAGTGCGCAGGAAGAGCAGAAGTAGGTCTGTTAATCCACCTGTCTTCAGGGGCCGAAACACAGCTATGGATGCTCAAGAGGCCTTGGCCAGAAG GCTGGAGAGAGCAAAGAAACtgcaagaacagaaagaaaaggaaatgtttgagaaacaacagcaacagcagcaggagaTAGCTGCAG tAGCTGCCCCTATTGCAGCtgtcgctgctgctgcagcagctgcttcgAGCCCTGGCCTCAATGTGGCAGCCCTCCTGGCCTCTGGGACGCAGGTCACGCCTCAGATTGCTATGGCAGCACAGATGGCAGCACTTCAAGCTAAAACTCTGGCAGAGACTGGTATTGCCGTGCCCAGTTATTATAACCCATCCTCTGTGAATCCTATGAAGTTTGCAGAgcaggagaaaaagaggaaaatgctATGGCAGGGAAAGAAAGAAGGG gacaaATCACAGACGGCTGAATTGTGGGAAAAGCTTAACTTTGGAAATAAGGACCAAAATGTTAAATTTCGCAAGCTAATGGGTATTAAA GGAGATGATGAAGCAGAATCTTCTAAACCAATTAATGATGAAGGCATGAAGACTCTTCAAAAGCAGGAGGAAATGTTTCGAAACCTTGATGTTCAGTATGAGATGGCTCGgtcgcagacacacactcagagggGAATGGGTCTTGGCTTCTCCTCTTCATTCTCCCGTGGAATGGATTCTGTCTAG